In Isosphaera pallida ATCC 43644, the sequence CAGGCGTTCCGCGCGGGCTTGGTCGAGTCCCAACAGGGTGGAGCGGCGGGTGACGGTGAGGGTTCGGGTCTCGGCCAGACGACGGCGACTGTGACGAGTGGGGTTCCACGAGAGCATCAACGGCAAAACAGCGCGCCGACGGCCCACGGGCAAAGTGAGGCAAGCTTCCAGGCGAGCAGGGAGATTGGTTGAGGACTGGTCGTTTTGGAGTAAGAGGCGAAGTTCCACGCCAGCGCTTTGCGGGGCGGTCTCACCCACCAGTTGAACCAGTGCGTCGGAGGGCGAGTCGCCCGTCGCGTCGTTCGTCCTGGTCGTAAGCCTTGCTCCGGTGGCCAATCCGGTTTCGTCGGAGACCAACTCGGCTCGAACACCATTGCCCAGTTCCCAAGACCAGGACAGCGTCAGAGGGGAGGAGGCGGCCGCGGCGGGCCGTTCGATGAGGTCGTATAGGAAGGCCAGGCGATCGAGAGCCGACCAGACCACCCCGCGGCGGGTTCGAAGCCGAGTTGCGCCGGCCAACCCCTCGACGCGACTAGGTGGCCCCGCCCACTCCACCCAGGCCGCTCGGCCATGATCGGTCAATGAGGCCCGCGCGCGGGGCGGGGTGCTGGTCTTGGTGGATGCCAACGTGGCTAGCCCGCGACTCCAAACCCCGCTCAACCAGATCGTCCCCCACGCTTCCCACTCGACCCGACAGTCCCCCCCCGGCCCCTCCGCCGCGACCAGAGCCGCCCCCTCACCTTGCGCGGCCAACCAAGGACGCTCGGCCCAGATGTCTACCCCCACACCCCGTTTGGAGGGCGGACGCGACCCCACCGGTCCCGCCGCCGGCAACGTCAGACGAAAACTCCCATCGCTTCGAGACGCCATCGCCAAACGTGCCCTCAGACGCTCCCGCGCCGCCGCACCAGCCGGCGTCAGATCCCCCTCGAATACCTCGGGCCAACGAACCAACTCCAAACCCAACGGCCACCCGTCCTCCAAAAACCGAAACTGTCGCACCACCCTTGGCATCAACTCGCCCCTCGTGTCTTGCTTCCACTTCGATACGTCTCACGCCCAATTTCCCTCGACGCCATCATCTCACCTAGGCGCGTTTCCGAAAGAAGCGTCCTGTCATAAGAAGCATCTTGTCCAATTCGGCTGCCTAATCCATGTGCGGAATTGCGCTCGATTTCATCAGTCTACAGTCTCATCGGAATTTCTCACAAAAGCCCTTGCCGAGTCCAGAAAAACGGATATTCGCTGGAACCTGTTGTAGATTTTCGAGTTACTACAGAGACCCTTCGGAATCAAGAAAAAATCAGCGGGAAAACAGCGTTGGCACGAAAGGTGCTGTTATATCTCTCGTCCGAACGATGAAGCCTAAAGCCAAAAAGCAAGGCAGCGTCGCTTGGACCTTGAACGTTGATGAAGCCACACTTCAACGGCGACGGGTTGCCTGCACAACCCTACCGCCATGGAGCGGATGGGTAGCCTCGCACGACCCCCCCATCCGCTCCCTCTTTCACCGCAGTGGTTTCGGGTCTGGTTCAACCCGAAACCGGGAAGATGGAGGCGAAGCGGAGCTGACGTTTGGGTTTGAGTTCCTCCGTTTCAACCCCCTTCTCGTTGACTTGTTGGTTCGATCCCGCCTCTTTGGACGACGGTTCGCTTTGTGCGTTCCAACCGTCCCGGAGCGGGTGGGTAGCCTCGCACGACCCCCCCACCCGCTCCCTCACTTACATGACCTTGATTTGTCCGTTGATTCGGCAACTCGGTCTCTCGAGTCAAGTGATCCGTCGGATTGGCACAAGGCGACTATGGGAGAGGTGGTCCGCCGAGTGATCAGTCTGACGGATTGCTTGTTTTAATAATTTTGGTGGAGGATAAGCGGGTCGGCAACACCATGACAACGTAGGCCAGGATGCGTTTCCCAAGCGAGGGTCTGACGTTAGGTCAGCTTACGTTTCGTCGGGGAAGGCGTCCAGCGCTTCAGGCCGGGGGTGAGGCAAAAAGCGGGCGTTGCCCAGGATGCGGACAGCGGCGAGGAGTCCCTCATCCACCATGTGGGGTGGCCCGGGTTGGGCGTTGGGATGATGGGCGCGAACCAGACGGCGGGCCTGGTCGGGTGAGACGCCGCACGCCACAAGATAAAGCCAGGTGACGGTCGGTCCACGCATTTGACCGGCGACGCAATGAATGTAAACCCGAGCGTCCGGTTCGATGAGGGCCTCATGGACCGCTTCGAGGGCGGCGAACAGGTTGGCTTCGTGAAGACGACCGTGATCGGCCAGGGGGTGCCAGGCGACGCCGCGGAAGTCGAGCGGGCCGGAGCCGATTTGGGCCACCCCGGGAGATCCGCCGACATTGACGAGGTGGGTGATGCCCGCGTCGCGCAAGTCGGCCAGGCGCGAGTCGTCGGCGTAGGGGCCGACAAACAGGGCGTTGGTGACGGGGTGAATGCGGCGAGAGACCAAGGAGGCGAAGGGTCGCGCCATGACAAACCCAAGTTCATGCGGTCCGGGATCGAGGTCCGTCAGGAAGATCATGTTCGTGGGCCGATCGACCCGGGCGGGTGGATGGCGGGCCTGTTCCCGTCCGGCGAGGAGCGGGCCGCCGACGATCGAGAAGGTCTGATTGGCAACCGGTCCCATTTCGTCGGCGACCTCATCCTCAACCGCTCCACAGGTTAGGGTAGCACCAACGAACGGTTCAGGACGCCTCCTTTTTGGGATTCGAAGCGGAGGCGGAGTTCCGAACCGGCCGGGGCTTGCACGATCCAACGCGCGTGAATAGCTCCCAGACCAGGCACGCCACGCGCGAAGCGAACCACCCGTGGTTCGGGACGCACGCCGGAGGCAAGGTCGTCTTGGTCCAGCGCGGCGGTGGAGTCGGCTCCAAGGGTCAAACCAGCATCGGGATTGACGAGTTCCCCGCCGTCGAGGATGGTGGCGGCATCGCCCATGAGGGACAACCGGTCAGGTAGGTTCAGTTTGTGGCGGGCGGCCTGGGCGGTGATGGTAGGGATGCGTCGGGTGTTGCGCACCGAGGCGTCGATTTGATAGACCTCGCCGCCCAGCGGGGTGGCCTCGACCTTGAGCCATTCGGGCCGGGGCATCTGATCGGCGTGAAAAATCACAAAGGCCGCGTTGCGGTGCGAGCCTTGTTCCAGCAGGAACGGCGGGGGAATCCGTTGCGACTCTTTGACGAAGCCGCCGATTTCGATGTCGCCCAGAGTCGGATGACGGAACGGCGTCCAGTCCTTGAAGGTCGCGCCGTGGAGCAAACGATCGGCGGCGAAGAGGTCGTCGTTGGGTTTGGCCTGGCCAGGGGCGGTGCCAAGCAGTTCGTTGGAACTCCACAACTCGTTGGTGAATGAAACAATCCCAAGATTCTCGTAAGTCCAGGTGATGAAGCCTCCGTGGACCGTGTAGAGGTCTTTTTCGATGACGAGGTTGCGGTAGAACGGCAGCAAGCGGACCCCTTCCTCGCCAATTCCCCGAATCATCCGTTCGTCCTCGGCGGGATACTGGGGGGCGCGGTCGGGGTGGCCAGGACCGCGCAGGATCATGCCGCCGGCGTTGTGGAACGATTGGACCCCGGCGATGTGTGGACGGTTCTTGATGAACTCCGCCACCGCGCGGGTCTCGGGCCAGCAAAGCGGGAAGGGTCCCGCCCCGCGCTGTACCGTCTCGGGCCGCCAGTCGGAGGGATAGTTGCGGTTCATGTCGTAACCGCCAGGGAGGTCTTCATTGATTTGGCCGTCGCCGTCGTTGTCCAATCCTTCAAAGCCGAGCAACTCGTACTCGCCGAACTCTCCGGGAGGAGCCAATTCCATCCGCCGGGGATCGTCGCTCGCGGCGCGGTAGCGGCCCACCGGGCTGCGCCGCCGCATCTGCCGAATCTGACCATCACCATCAAGATCTTGATATGTATCCTCATCGATTCGCCCATCCCGGTCGTCGTCTTGGGGGGCTTTACCTGAGCGCGACGAGTTGGTGGTGTTGGGACCGTTGAACCACCAGGCCCGGCCGTCGGGGTTGACTGTCGGCAGAACGTAGAAGACCCGTTCATCCACCAATTGACGGATTTGGGGAAGGCGATCGTAGTTCTCGGTCAAATACCAGATGAGATAAAGACAGGCTTCCGAGGTTTGAACTTCGTTACCATGCACGTTGGCGTCCACGTAGAAGGCGGGTTTGGTTTTGGGGTCACCGGTTTTAGGGTTGGCGATGGTGACACACCACAAGTCGCGGCCCTCGACGCTTTTGCCGATGGACTCCATCGTGAGCAGGTCGGGGTGGGCGGCGACCAACCGCCGCATCGCCTCGACCAACTCCGGCTCGTCGTACAACCGATTGAACGCCAACTCCACCTTGGGAGCCCGGTACACGGCGTTGTCGGGAATCCGCGCCGGGGACGATCCTGGTTGGGGATTGAGCTCCTGAGCCTCGGCTCGACCGATCGGCAAAGCGAGCGACATTCCCACACCGACCGCAATCAACCATCGGCGAAACGTCATCATGGCCGCGATTCCATTCCAAATCAGCAGATATGAGAAAATGTAACTTCATCCCGACGGTGAGGCCTGGCCGGGGCGGGAATTGGCGTTGGCTGGGTGGGCACGCAACTGACTGCTGGTTAGCCGGTCTCATCCGACTTCCTTTACGTTTACTTGTGTTTTCGCTGGAGCGGGCGAACGACCACGCCGGCTTGGGGGTGGAAGACGACCAAGCGGGCCTGATCGACGGCGACTGGCGGCGGGACCAAGAGGGTCCATCGCAGGACTTTTGAGCCGCCCGACCCTTCGAGCCGCTCGAGCGATTCGTTGGCTCGGCCCACCAGCACTCGGATGTCCTGGGGCAGTTCGAGACGAACGAGGACCGGATGAGCAGTCCGGTTGGCCAATCCCCGCGCGGTGGCAGTAGGCCACTGGCCGAGGTTGGCGATCGTCGCTTCCACGGTGTGGATGGGTCCGCCGCGATGCGTAACCTCCAGCTGGGTCACCGCCAGACGCGGTGGTTTGCGGGTCACTTCGCAGAGCATCGCCCAATGGACCTCGGCGATCGCCTCGATCTGATCGGCAGGGGGATTGAGCAACACGCCTGGCAGCCAACCGCCGATCTCCACGGAACCCAAGGTCGGATGCTCAAACGGGGTGAAGGGTTTGAAGGCGCGGCCGTTCATGACCTGATCGTTCCAACGCAGCGCGTTGAGGGTGGGGTTCGTCTTGAGGTCGTCGGCATCAACTCCCGGTGGTTCGGGACCGCTCCAAAGTCGTGATCCGAAGGCGACCAGGCCGCGTTGCTTTTCGAGCCATTCTAGAGGGTGACCGTCGGTTGGGGGCGGGGGGATTGGACCTTGGCCCACCACCGGAGCGGGGCGGGAAAGGGTTGGTTCGGCCTTGGGTTGGTTGAGGGTTGGATTCGCGGCGTCTTGAGGTTGATTTTCATCTTGAACCGGTTGGGCCAGGTCGCGTCGGGGTTCTTCGAGCCGCGCAGGTTGGACGGCCGGATCGCTCGGCTTGTCGTTCGGTTCGACGGGATGGGGCGGAGCCAACACCACCGCGACGGCGTTGCGTTTGACAGGCTGATCGGAATGGTCGGCGGGGGAGGTGGTGGGATCGTGGGGCGTGCTTTGACTCTCCTTCTGATTCTGATCATCCTTGGAGGGCTTGGGTTTGGGGTCGAGACCAGCGAGGCGGCGATAGAGTTGGGTCAGGTCGGCGTAGAGGGGACGATCGCCGTCGAGCGGTCCAGCGGCCCCGGTGGGTGGTTCGTCGCGGAGGGTGTCGCGGAGGCCGAAGAGCCAGACCGCGACGAGTTCGGGATGATCGGCCACGAATCGGAGCATCACCAGGCTTTCCGGCTCGCTGCCAGGAGCCCAACCGGCCTCGGGATCGAACTCGGACCAATCCTGGGGAAAGTTGCGGGCCAGGTGGACGCCGTCCTCGGGGTCTTCATAGAGTCGTCCATCACCGTCGTTGTCGATCCCTTCGACCAGTTCCAGAAACACGCCTCGTTCCGCCTTGGCGGGGTCGGCGGGTCGGGAGCCTCGGGCGTCCTCTTCGAGCGGGATGCGGCCGCGTCCCACCGCGGTTCCAGCGGGCAGAGGACGCCTCATGGTCAGGATCAAGCCATCGCCGTCGAGATCCTCGGGGCCATCTTCGGCGAATTGGCCGTCGCGGTCGCGGTCGAGAGGCCGTAGGTTGGCCCTCACCACGCGCCGCGGGGTGCCAAAGAGTCGTTCAGCGGCGTCGGGATTGAGTTGGGGCAAAACATAAACCACCACCCGCTCGCGGATTTGGAGGGCCGCCTCGTCGTCGCCGCTGAGGCGTTCGATCAGTTTGAGGGCGACTTGACAGCCCACCAGGTGATCGCCTTCCAGTCCTGCCGCGATTAAGACGCCAGGCTTGGCGGGCCGACGGGCGTCATTCGCCCTCAGGTTGGGGTCGGGACGCTCCAACGCCGCAACATCCTGCGTGATGGTCACCAGCCAAATCGGGCGACGCTCCAGACTGGTTCCCACCTGGGTCAGTTGGAGGCAGTCGCTACGGACAGCAGCGAGCTCGCGCAGTGTCTTCCCGAACGTTTCGGGGTCATCGTACCCTTCGGGAAACACAGGGGGCGGCTCGTTGAGGGCCGCCGAGACCCAGGCGGCGTTCCCCGCCGTTGTTGGAATGGTTCCCATTCCAAGCCAGAAGAACACGACTCCGCCTATCCATCCGACTCGTCGTTGTTTGATCGTGACCACGTCTTCGTCCTTTTTCCACGCCGACCGGGAATGACCTGTCCCCCTTTATCTTTGGCGCTTGGCCTGATTGCTTTCCTTGAGGAGGGGGCGGGAGATCTGTCGTGCGGGCCGGTCGAGCCGGTTAGTGTTATCCGACGCCGGGGCTGCCGTCCAGATCACGGTTCAGCCATCGGTGAGGGTGGCTCTCACCATCGCAACAGCGGTAAATCGCCCGACTAGCCTCGGGCCGCGTAATCGGATAGAGTCACTCCGCGACCGCGCCCACCTGGGATTGCCCACGACCCGACGCGCTCGCGGGAATGGGTTCCGCCGGGTGGGCGCAGTGATTTGCTCTGAGATGAATTGGCGATGGGGAATGAACTCCGGTCTGGGAGTGGCTAAGCATGAGCGCCTTCAACAAGTGGGGATTGATGGGTTTGGGGGTGGTCACGGCGTTGCTGACCATATCGCAGTTTGTGATGGGACTGTTGATCCGCCGAGGCGCGGGAACCGAGTTGCGGGCGCTTCATTTTCACTCCGGCTCGGCCATGATGGTGGTGGCCCTGGTGTTCATCGCCTGGGCGCTGGTGGTGATCGCCTCGATTCCCACCCGTTCAACCGCGCGGCAAAGCGAAGTTTGAACCGCACTCCTTCCTCGGACCGGACCACAGATGGGGAAGAAATGGCCATTCGTTTCGTTGGTTGGAGTAGGGTAGCGGGTGGGGGGCTGTTGGCGAGGAAGCGTCCGCTTCTCGGCCGTGGAACCATCCGCCCGTTTCACGCCCCCACGCGGTTCAGCCTCATTGCAACCCGTTGGGTTCGCCACGGACGGGGGGGGGAGGGAGGGTCAGCGCGTCGAGCAGGCCGCGGGCTTTATGTAAGGTTTCCTCATACTCGGCCTGGGGGTCGGAGTCGGCCACGATGCCGCCGCCCACTTGGAAGCTCACCTGATCGCGTTCGATGATCGCGGTGCGGATGGCGATGTTGAAACGAGCGGATCCCCCGCGGCCAATCCAGCCGATGGCTCCGGTGTAGGGGCCGCGCCGCACGGGTTCCAGTTCGTCGATGATTTGCATGGCTCGGATTTTAGGCGCGCCGGTGATTGAGCCGCCGGGGAACATCGCCTCCAGGACCGTGGCGGGGTCGGCGTTGGGTTTGAGGGTGCCCTCGACGGTCGCCACCAGGTGGTGAACCTGAGCGTGGCTTTCCAAGGTGAGTGGTTCCCGAACCCGCACGCCGCCGGGGATGCAAACCTTGCCAAGGTCGTTGCGTTCCAGATCCACGATCATAGTGAGCTCAGCGCGGTCTTTAGGGGAGTTCAGCAGCGCTTCGGCCTCGGCGCGGTCCTCGTCGGGGTTGGGGTGTCGGGGTCGGGTGCCCTTGATGGGACGGGTGACGATCCGATCGCCAGTCACGGTGTAAAACCATTCGGGGCTGGCCGACACCAGCGCCCGGTCATGCCAACCGTGACCTCGCCGCGTGTTGGGTTCAGACAGGCCGACAAAGGCGGCGAAGGGGGCCGGCGCTCGTTCCATCAGACGTTCATGCAGCCAGAGCGGGTCGCCCTGGTATGCCGCGTGAAAGCGTTGAGCCAGGTTGACCTGAAAAATGTCGCCGGCGTGGATATACTCAATCGCGCGTGCCACTGCGCGACAGTGTTCCTCGGGCTGGCGGTCGGGTCGAACTGGGTCGAGGTGAGGCGGCGGCGGAGAGAGAGCCTCGTGGGCGTCGAGAAGCCGCTCCTTCCAGGCCTCCAGGCGATGTTGGAGGTGACGCGGTCCCTCCCCAAGCAGATCGAAGGCCCAAAGGGTGGTTGTGTGTCGCTGGTGATCGATCGCCACCAGTGTGTCGTAAAGTCCCAGGGCGACATCGGGCAGATCGCTGCGACGAGGAGCCCGCCGGGGTACGCGCTCCAACAAAGCTCCGAAATCGTAACCGATGAAACCGGCCAGACCCCCGGCGAAGGGGGGAGGCGAGAGGGGGGGGAGAGGCGTTGGCGTCGCGGCGGGGCCAACGTGGGAATTGGTTGCGGCATCGAGTCCGGCCCATCGGATGAGGTGCCGCAGCGCCACGCGGGCCTGATCGTCGCCTGACTCGACTCGGCCGGTTGGATCGACGAAGCGCCAGGCGTTCGCCGTGATCTCGAACCAGGCGCGGGGTTGGGCGGTGAGGATCGACCAACGGCCCGCCACGCCAAAACGTTCAGGGCCGCCGCCGGTTTCCAGGAGGATGGGTCGATCCATGCGAGCCACCGTCCACGCCCAGCGGCGCGGATGCCCACAGGGTTGGTGGGGCAATTCCAGGCAAAGACTACGGACTCCGATCTCGAGCCTAGTTGGGTCGGTCGGCGAGCCGCGGGGCGTTGTGATCACGAGCCGTTGGTCCAGTTCCAGTGGACTCATCGAATCCAACCCGAATTCACCTCAAAGAGAGGGGGCAAGTTCGGTGGGGTGGGAGCTTAGCGTTCGGCCTTCCCACGCCATTCACGGTCGAGGTCCTGAGCTTCGGGCAGGGTCGGGTCGGCCTGGAGAATGGCGTCAAGACGTTGGCGGGCCTCGTCGCGTTGGCCGGCAGCCCACTCGGCGCGGGCGAGCTTGACACCAAGCAATGCCAGCTTCTTGGGCTGGAGTTGCAGCGCGACTTTGTACTCGGCAACCGCCCGGTCGGCCTGGTTCTGGCCCAGATGCGCGTCGGCCAAGAGTTCATGACATTCGGGATCATACACGTCAATGTACAAGCATTCTTTACCCCAACGC encodes:
- a CDS encoding protein-tyrosine phosphatase family protein is translated as MGPVANQTFSIVGGPLLAGREQARHPPARVDRPTNMIFLTDLDPGPHELGFVMARPFASLVSRRIHPVTNALFVGPYADDSRLADLRDAGITHLVNVGGSPGVAQIGSGPLDFRGVAWHPLADHGRLHEANLFAALEAVHEALIEPDARVYIHCVAGQMRGPTVTWLYLVACGVSPDQARRLVRAHHPNAQPGPPHMVDEGLLAAVRILGNARFLPHPRPEALDAFPDET
- a CDS encoding M14 family metallopeptidase gives rise to the protein MMTFRRWLIAVGVGMSLALPIGRAEAQELNPQPGSSPARIPDNAVYRAPKVELAFNRLYDEPELVEAMRRLVAAHPDLLTMESIGKSVEGRDLWCVTIANPKTGDPKTKPAFYVDANVHGNEVQTSEACLYLIWYLTENYDRLPQIRQLVDERVFYVLPTVNPDGRAWWFNGPNTTNSSRSGKAPQDDDRDGRIDEDTYQDLDGDGQIRQMRRRSPVGRYRAASDDPRRMELAPPGEFGEYELLGFEGLDNDGDGQINEDLPGGYDMNRNYPSDWRPETVQRGAGPFPLCWPETRAVAEFIKNRPHIAGVQSFHNAGGMILRGPGHPDRAPQYPAEDERMIRGIGEEGVRLLPFYRNLVIEKDLYTVHGGFITWTYENLGIVSFTNELWSSNELLGTAPGQAKPNDDLFAADRLLHGATFKDWTPFRHPTLGDIEIGGFVKESQRIPPPFLLEQGSHRNAAFVIFHADQMPRPEWLKVEATPLGGEVYQIDASVRNTRRIPTITAQAARHKLNLPDRLSLMGDAATILDGGELVNPDAGLTLGADSTAALDQDDLASGVRPEPRVVRFARGVPGLGAIHARWIVQAPAGSELRLRFESQKGGVLNRSLVLP
- a CDS encoding M14 family zinc carboxypeptidase; the encoded protein is MFFWLGMGTIPTTAGNAAWVSAALNEPPPVFPEGYDDPETFGKTLRELAAVRSDCLQLTQVGTSLERRPIWLVTITQDVAALERPDPNLRANDARRPAKPGVLIAAGLEGDHLVGCQVALKLIERLSGDDEAALQIRERVVVYVLPQLNPDAAERLFGTPRRVVRANLRPLDRDRDGQFAEDGPEDLDGDGLILTMRRPLPAGTAVGRGRIPLEEDARGSRPADPAKAERGVFLELVEGIDNDGDGRLYEDPEDGVHLARNFPQDWSEFDPEAGWAPGSEPESLVMLRFVADHPELVAVWLFGLRDTLRDEPPTGAAGPLDGDRPLYADLTQLYRRLAGLDPKPKPSKDDQNQKESQSTPHDPTTSPADHSDQPVKRNAVAVVLAPPHPVEPNDKPSDPAVQPARLEEPRRDLAQPVQDENQPQDAANPTLNQPKAEPTLSRPAPVVGQGPIPPPPTDGHPLEWLEKQRGLVAFGSRLWSGPEPPGVDADDLKTNPTLNALRWNDQVMNGRAFKPFTPFEHPTLGSVEIGGWLPGVLLNPPADQIEAIAEVHWAMLCEVTRKPPRLAVTQLEVTHRGGPIHTVEATIANLGQWPTATARGLANRTAHPVLVRLELPQDIRVLVGRANESLERLEGSGGSKVLRWTLLVPPPVAVDQARLVVFHPQAGVVVRPLQRKHK
- the pabB gene encoding aminodeoxychorismate synthase component I, producing the protein MDRPILLETGGGPERFGVAGRWSILTAQPRAWFEITANAWRFVDPTGRVESGDDQARVALRHLIRWAGLDAATNSHVGPAATPTPLPPLSPPPFAGGLAGFIGYDFGALLERVPRRAPRRSDLPDVALGLYDTLVAIDHQRHTTTLWAFDLLGEGPRHLQHRLEAWKERLLDAHEALSPPPPHLDPVRPDRQPEEHCRAVARAIEYIHAGDIFQVNLAQRFHAAYQGDPLWLHERLMERAPAPFAAFVGLSEPNTRRGHGWHDRALVSASPEWFYTVTGDRIVTRPIKGTRPRHPNPDEDRAEAEALLNSPKDRAELTMIVDLERNDLGKVCIPGGVRVREPLTLESHAQVHHLVATVEGTLKPNADPATVLEAMFPGGSITGAPKIRAMQIIDELEPVRRGPYTGAIGWIGRGGSARFNIAIRTAIIERDQVSFQVGGGIVADSDPQAEYEETLHKARGLLDALTLPPPPVRGEPNGLQ